In Carassius carassius chromosome 7, fCarCar2.1, whole genome shotgun sequence, one genomic interval encodes:
- the LOC132144328 gene encoding zinc finger protein 501-like, which yields MWSRFGCDHESTDQTSDCNAGEQQMLQTPLKMCSVKLVDCRNLIESRGEETTAEKQQHTDEEEEEEEENNGEEDDEDEDFIPELSCGSSSDGGEETVSTSKEQLTVKSFSCSTCGKTLSSEGHLKRHERKHTEQKDFSCRRCKISFPTAEEKRLHSKEHSRKKAFRCEQCGKDFFTTAPNMKSHIKSHSEKSFHCSECDKYFTTKGSLVSHKRIHTGERPYKCPHCERRFMYASHRKTHVRLHTNERPYQCSECGKAFRQLFSLKSHQKRHSGEKPFQCKHCDKRFRQRSNLNIHERIHTGEKPYLCAHCGKSFSNPSHFVFHKRVHTGEKPYQCSVCGKSFSKHGTFRNHKRTHTGERPFKCSQCDKTFARSDVLKVHQRVHTGEKPYSCSICGERFAYLGSFQTHQNKHAKEQTAPE from the exons ATGTGGAGCAGGTTTGGGTGC GATCATGAATCCACTGATCAAACCTCTGACTGTAACGCTGGAGAACAGCAGATGCTGCAGACGCCGCTGAAGATGTGCTCCGTCAAACTGGTGGACTGCAGGAACCTGATCGAGAGCAGAGGAGAAGAAACCACCGCAGAGAAACAACAACAcactgatgaggaagaggaggaggaggaggagaataatggggaggaagatgatgaagatgaagatttcattccaG AATTGAGTTGTGGTTCATCTTCTGATGGAGGTGAAGAAACCGTCTCGACATCAAAAGAGCAGCTGACGGTCAAGAGTTTCTCCTGCAGCACCTGTGGAAAAACACTGAGTTCAGAGGGTCATTTAAAGAGACACGAGAGAAAACACACAGAACAGAAAGATTTCAGCTGTAGGAGATGCAAAATCAGCTTTCCTACCGCAGAAGagaagagacttcattcaaaagaGCACAGCAGGAAGAAAGCGTTTCGCTGTGAACAATGCGGGAAGGATTTTTTCACCACTGCTCCTAATATGAAATCTCATATAAAATCACACAGCGAAAAGTctttccactgcagtgaatgtgaCAAGTATTTCACCACCAAAGGAAGTCTTGTTTCTCATAAGCGAATCCACACGGGAGAAAGACCATACAAGTGTCCTCACTGCGAGAGAAGATTCATGTATGCATCTCATCGGAAGACACACGTGCGTTTGCACACCAATGAGAGACCGTATCAGTGCAGTGAATGTGGGAAAGCCTTTAGGCAGTTGTTTAGTCTAAAATCACACCAAAAAAGGCACTCAGGTGAGAAACCGTTTCAGTGCAAACACTGCGACAAACGATTCCGTCAAAGATCTAATCTGAACATtcacgagaggattcacactggagagaaaccatatctGTGCGCCCACTGTGGGAAGAGCTTTTCCAATCCATCTCATTTTGTATTTCATAAGCGAGTCCACACCGGAGAAAAACCATATCAATGCAGCGTctgtgggaagagtttcagtAAACATGGTACATTTCGAAACCACAAGAGGACTCATACTGGAGAAAGACCGTTCAAATGCTCACAATGTGACAAGACGTTTGCTCGATCAGACGTCCTTAAGGTCCATCAGCGAGTTCATACAGGAGAGAAACCTTACTCCTGCTCCATCTGCGGCGAGAGATTCGCTTATTTAGGTAGTTTTCAGACCCACCAGAACAAACACGCTAAAGAACAAACTGCTCCAGAATAA